A genomic segment from Syntrophotalea acetylenivorans encodes:
- a CDS encoding SAM-dependent methyltransferase, with product MRRFAQLFGIPLIWLLLCGSALAMANHGASADPVLTITGDVTNPLKLTVAELSRFQSVEIQLNEVDRNRQFHGVYLHQAVPLRTLLDMAEVITQDQPTGKGIELAIRVTGASGKQVVLSWGEVYYSNGTEYAIAFAAAPVKPMMTEARCQKCHGPEIYKSALEQYARPAQLPKLLIRGDFYTDRCLEGVTRIEVLDLYPKLKSDRSVKLESGQIQVTGLVAKELKLSSLKDYPQMKMWKKVVGLHMGYHGLHLYKGVSLAKVLESVGVGDELTKAVMISAPDGYRALFSFGELFQSFKGRRIMLAESADGKPLEGQRGGKYRIIVPEELVDDRDVLAVDRIEIIDLKPQAKISIIGVGPGDTDLLTLEALSALARADVLVAPADIAKRFSHYLGNKPNLFDPLQLIKHIYRKAHPELSAKELAKQVDDERKVGVVKIRQALDEGKNVAFIDWGDPLIYGSSRWIRHYFSDDELETVPALSSFNAANAMIQRDIGAGGSIVITMPSGLKEHPQLLEAVAESGDTLAIFMGLKEFQELKPRFDRTYAADTPVALVFSAGMAGSERLVRTTLKQAVDELKADPEKFLGLIYVGPRLNQRSSECQ from the coding sequence TCGGTGGAGATTCAGCTCAACGAGGTGGACCGTAACCGGCAGTTCCACGGGGTCTACTTGCATCAGGCGGTGCCACTCCGTACCTTGCTGGATATGGCTGAAGTCATCACTCAGGATCAACCTACTGGCAAGGGGATTGAGCTGGCTATCCGCGTGACCGGTGCTTCCGGCAAGCAGGTGGTTCTGTCCTGGGGCGAGGTCTATTACAGCAATGGGACTGAATATGCCATTGCTTTTGCCGCTGCGCCGGTTAAGCCGATGATGACCGAGGCCCGTTGCCAGAAATGCCATGGCCCGGAAATATACAAGAGCGCTCTAGAACAGTACGCCCGCCCGGCCCAGCTGCCCAAGCTGCTGATTCGGGGGGATTTCTACACCGATCGTTGTTTGGAAGGGGTTACCCGTATCGAGGTTCTCGACCTTTACCCGAAGCTCAAGTCCGATCGTTCGGTAAAGCTTGAATCAGGTCAAATTCAAGTCACCGGCCTGGTGGCTAAGGAACTTAAGCTCTCGAGCCTTAAAGACTATCCTCAAATGAAGATGTGGAAGAAGGTCGTCGGCCTGCATATGGGCTACCACGGTCTGCATCTCTACAAAGGGGTTTCCCTGGCCAAGGTGCTGGAATCTGTCGGTGTCGGCGATGAGTTGACCAAGGCGGTGATGATCTCGGCACCGGACGGTTACCGGGCCCTCTTCTCCTTCGGCGAGCTGTTCCAGTCTTTCAAGGGGCGGCGGATCATGTTGGCCGAAAGTGCCGACGGCAAGCCCCTCGAAGGGCAGCGCGGCGGCAAATACCGGATTATCGTTCCCGAAGAGCTGGTTGACGATCGGGACGTATTGGCCGTCGATCGCATCGAAATCATCGACTTGAAACCGCAGGCCAAGATATCCATCATCGGGGTCGGCCCCGGCGATACCGATCTGCTCACCCTGGAGGCCCTCAGCGCCCTGGCCCGTGCCGACGTGCTGGTGGCTCCGGCCGATATCGCCAAGCGTTTTTCCCACTACCTGGGCAATAAGCCGAACCTGTTCGATCCGTTGCAACTCATCAAGCATATCTACCGCAAGGCCCACCCCGAACTCAGCGCCAAGGAACTGGCGAAACAGGTTGATGACGAACGAAAAGTCGGCGTGGTCAAGATTCGTCAAGCCCTCGATGAAGGCAAGAACGTGGCCTTTATCGATTGGGGCGACCCGCTCATCTATGGCAGCTCCCGGTGGATTCGTCACTACTTCAGCGACGATGAATTGGAGACGGTACCGGCTTTGAGCTCTTTCAACGCGGCCAATGCCATGATTCAGCGCGACATTGGCGCCGGGGGATCTATCGTGATCACCATGCCGAGCGGACTGAAAGAACATCCCCAGTTGCTTGAAGCGGTAGCCGAGAGCGGCGATACCCTGGCTATTTTTATGGGGTTGAAGGAATTTCAGGAACTGAAACCCCGGTTCGATCGCACCTATGCCGCCGATACACCGGTGGCTCTGGTCTTCAGTGCCGGAATGGCCGGCAGTGAACGGTTGGTGCGCACCACTTTGAAACAGGCCGTGGACGAGCTGAAGGCCGATCCGGAAAAGTTTCTCGGTTTGATCTACGTGGGCCCGCGCCTCAATCAGCGTTCCAGCGAATGCCAGTAA
- a CDS encoding autotransporter assembly complex protein TamA, which translates to MDVPASLRFFAGGDQSVRGYAYQSLGPEDEEGEVIGGKHLLVGSVELERALGEKWGAALFYDVGNAFNAFASMDLQQGVGLGIRRYTPVGPVRLDLARQVGVADPGYRVHLSIGFGW; encoded by the coding sequence GTGGATGTTCCCGCTTCGCTTCGATTCTTTGCCGGTGGAGATCAGAGTGTTCGGGGCTATGCGTATCAATCCCTGGGGCCGGAGGATGAAGAGGGAGAGGTGATCGGCGGCAAGCATCTGCTGGTGGGCAGTGTCGAGCTGGAGCGGGCCCTGGGCGAGAAGTGGGGGGCGGCACTCTTTTATGATGTTGGCAACGCTTTTAATGCTTTTGCTTCTATGGATTTGCAACAAGGAGTGGGGCTCGGTATTCGCCGCTATACCCCTGTCGGGCCGGTCCGCCTTGACTTGGCTCGCCAGGTAGGTGTTGCCGATCCCGGTTACCGGGTTCATTTGAGTATAGGGTTTGGATGGTGA
- a CDS encoding autotransporter assembly complex protein TamA translates to MLASVFKPNLLLFWLFLTLIVVAPCGTVRAAGPLTFEFEGVDGVLRENLAAALVPPPNLLRDGAVDQRWLQRFVDQVPATANKALQPFGYYRPSIETELREVDPTSYVLKIRIELGPAIRLARLQIDLSGSGTHNGKLVALLEEFPLKQGDVLHQGVYEEGKAALKRRAQDLGYLDADYTVHEIRLDVDRATADVELLLQTGPRYRFGAVTFTGADQYPESFLRRYLAFDAGDVFSYARLGDTQLNLLDADRFEEIRVLPDRSKMVDEMIPVGIALTPGATMRLRPGIGYGTDTGARLSLSFDHFNIFEQGHALNLQLNLSQIRQAVIASYIIPDDENQHNATALRAGYENEENDTFDTEKITVEIERMRDLGRGRKGSLYVQLFQEKSTVGDVTDTSRMILPGVRYSRRRYRDLVRPRKGHQYEFEVRGGHQWLGSDTGLVQVLAAGNLLLPLPARMTLFSRVEGDIQPRTSLWWMFPLRFDSLPVEIRVFGAMRINPWGRRMKRER, encoded by the coding sequence ATGCTTGCTTCTGTTTTCAAGCCTAACCTACTGCTTTTCTGGTTGTTCCTGACACTTATCGTTGTGGCCCCTTGCGGAACGGTACGGGCCGCAGGGCCATTGACCTTTGAATTTGAAGGCGTCGATGGAGTGTTGCGGGAGAATTTGGCCGCTGCCTTGGTGCCGCCGCCCAATTTGTTGCGGGATGGGGCCGTCGACCAGCGCTGGCTACAGCGTTTTGTCGACCAGGTACCGGCGACGGCGAACAAGGCTTTGCAGCCCTTTGGCTATTACCGGCCAAGCATCGAAACAGAGTTGCGGGAAGTCGATCCGACCAGTTATGTACTCAAGATCCGCATCGAACTGGGGCCGGCCATTCGGTTGGCACGTCTGCAGATCGATCTCTCCGGCAGTGGAACACACAATGGCAAACTGGTGGCTCTTCTGGAGGAGTTTCCCTTAAAACAGGGAGATGTGCTCCATCAGGGCGTTTACGAGGAAGGCAAGGCCGCTCTCAAGCGACGGGCGCAGGACCTTGGTTATCTCGATGCCGACTACACAGTGCATGAAATTCGCCTTGATGTTGACCGGGCAACAGCAGACGTCGAGTTGCTGTTGCAGACCGGCCCCCGTTACCGGTTCGGTGCGGTAACCTTTACCGGTGCCGATCAATATCCCGAATCCTTTTTGCGGCGTTACCTGGCCTTTGATGCTGGAGACGTCTTTTCCTACGCTCGCCTTGGCGACACTCAGCTTAATCTTCTCGATGCCGACCGTTTTGAAGAGATTCGCGTATTGCCCGATCGATCGAAAATGGTCGATGAAATGATTCCCGTCGGTATTGCCCTGACTCCGGGGGCAACCATGCGTTTGCGCCCAGGCATCGGTTACGGTACTGACACCGGTGCCCGCCTTTCCCTGTCTTTCGACCATTTCAATATTTTTGAACAAGGGCACGCCTTGAATCTGCAGCTCAATCTCTCGCAGATAAGGCAGGCGGTTATAGCCTCCTATATAATTCCCGATGACGAGAATCAGCATAATGCGACGGCTTTGCGAGCCGGCTACGAGAATGAAGAGAACGATACCTTCGATACGGAAAAAATAACCGTTGAGATTGAGCGAATGCGGGACCTTGGCCGCGGCCGTAAAGGCTCTTTGTATGTACAGTTGTTCCAGGAAAAGTCTACTGTTGGCGATGTTACCGATACGTCTCGAATGATCCTGCCGGGGGTGCGCTATTCCCGGCGGCGTTATCGGGACTTGGTGCGACCTCGAAAAGGCCATCAGTACGAGTTTGAGGTTCGCGGCGGCCATCAGTGGCTCGGTTCCGATACCGGCCTGGTGCAGGTTCTTGCTGCCGGTAATCTGTTGCTGCCTCTGCCGGCTCGTATGACCCTTTTCTCCCGGGTTGAGGGGGATATACAGCCCAGAACGAGCCTTTGGTGGATGTTCCCGCTTCGCTTCGATTCTTTGCCGGTGGAGATCAGAGTGTTCGGGGCTATGCGTATCAATCCCTGGGGCCGGAGGATGAAGAGGGAGAGGTGA
- a CDS encoding translocation/assembly module TamB domain-containing protein, giving the protein MVKRYWKYALAGLLLVVCLTVATGYWLLATTSGARWVSAELVRRSSLPLIVGQIEGRLCDDLRLQEVQVEWPDGSLAIESLQVVWRPTALLRGKLLITAASVQGVVLHTVAGEAPPAEPGKVLSLNWPERPDWLKWLRVELRQLHLAAAQWRRPEQPPLVLERFTGRLRWTGRRLKLTALELIAPQGTLKAGLEADWLRPRVTLDAAVKMADLAGDEARLQLSLQVKPGAAAESLQGQLQLTAVSAPTGKLTLSSGLQLNSETLALTAFELAQPDRAGRVTGSSKLHYAAETLQLELQADLAHWDLAELAGMASDLSGTLQLAGGLDDYRGEVELSNNGPGWQELQLVGPFSGNLKQIAFPQLQVQALKGTIGGSLTVGWQPFLDLRGNLTAKGLDPAVVQSDWPGSVGLEVEGYWRQPAEGPFEAGVRGQLLESTLRGYQLKGSVDGRMQGSVLELAALELQGQGVSLSAKGVLSDRLDVRFRANDLASLLPDAAGALQGSGWLRWRDQQLAGVVRGHGRRLRYGGHSLTGVEFDFARQAGRDEATLSLALKGLQSTGLPIADVTIQGAGLPEKHRLAATVELKPSTRLEFSLAGGYSAGSWQGALQRLSLQDAIGPLKLANPLPLILSDSVVQLKDMTLKGVGNEELKAAADLRLQPFSGRLDAQWRELNLARGNLWQKAIRITGRSSGHTGLKWLVDGQREVTAQLDLTGRLDQDAATVDLRRLSSQLTWNRNGLQGDVVTELAVGGRFRAKVRSVEPPALALPQRGEWQLDWQALELQPWLANLPAGMEVEGRASGSSQGSWAPGGQIGITGQTEIAGGRIAGKTPAGLLSFELRSATASWDWQDVQLSGEMSLVLEEYGRLDGKFLLPVPARLPLAPDPGGSLSARFTGQMREQGLVALLLPGVIQESRGSLAVDLTAGGKWHQPVFSGRLKLAEAGGYLPAAGIELKDLGATLEFNDDRLGLSEFVVHSGPGQLRGRGFLRLKDWRIAEYQARLVGEKFQALDLPELQAQIDPDLRLEGTPSGLRIDGQVALNEFLLRKLEASSAVKVSEDVVLVNTTSETTRKKAPLAVNANIDLVLGEHVLVKAAGLDARLEGKMKLQVAPGKEPTGTGRISVAEGAYSAYGAKLNIERGHLLFSGGPVQDPTFDILALRTVGKVKAGVRVAGTPRAPKLELYSEPPMGNNDRLAYIVLGRPVAKTSGDADLLMTAAGALLSQGESVVLQDQLKRQLGVDVLGFEAGDDDVSTSMLTIGKYLSPDLYVGYGQSLFTESSEFRMRYSLGEHWEVESKTGTESGVDLYYKIEFR; this is encoded by the coding sequence ATGGTGAAACGCTATTGGAAATATGCTCTTGCCGGTTTGCTGCTGGTGGTCTGTTTGACCGTGGCGACCGGCTATTGGCTGCTGGCTACGACCAGCGGGGCCCGTTGGGTGAGCGCCGAACTGGTCCGACGCAGCTCCCTGCCATTGATCGTGGGGCAGATTGAGGGGCGTCTATGCGACGATCTGCGCCTGCAAGAGGTGCAGGTTGAATGGCCGGACGGGTCACTGGCCATCGAATCCTTGCAGGTGGTCTGGCGGCCAACGGCGTTGTTGCGCGGCAAGCTGCTGATTACGGCGGCTTCAGTGCAGGGAGTGGTTCTTCATACGGTTGCCGGAGAGGCCCCGCCGGCAGAACCGGGGAAGGTATTATCTCTGAACTGGCCGGAACGGCCTGACTGGTTGAAGTGGCTGCGGGTTGAACTGCGTCAACTGCATCTGGCGGCGGCTCAATGGCGGCGACCGGAACAACCGCCTCTTGTTTTGGAGCGGTTCACGGGGCGTCTGCGCTGGACGGGGCGCCGCTTGAAGCTGACCGCCTTGGAACTGATCGCGCCGCAGGGCACCTTGAAGGCGGGCCTGGAGGCTGATTGGCTAAGACCTCGCGTGACTCTGGATGCCGCCGTCAAAATGGCTGACCTGGCAGGTGACGAGGCCCGTTTGCAGTTATCCCTGCAAGTAAAGCCTGGTGCAGCTGCAGAATCCCTACAAGGTCAGCTGCAGCTGACGGCTGTTAGTGCCCCGACCGGTAAGCTGACGCTGTCCAGCGGACTCCAGCTGAATTCGGAAACGCTGGCTTTGACCGCTTTTGAACTGGCTCAGCCGGACCGGGCGGGCAGGGTGACGGGCAGTTCCAAATTGCACTATGCAGCTGAAACGCTTCAACTGGAGCTACAGGCGGACCTCGCTCACTGGGATCTGGCGGAACTTGCGGGAATGGCCAGCGACCTCAGCGGCACGTTGCAGCTGGCCGGTGGATTGGATGATTATCGGGGCGAAGTTGAGCTCAGCAACAACGGACCGGGCTGGCAGGAGTTGCAACTGGTTGGACCGTTTTCCGGCAACCTTAAGCAGATTGCTTTTCCGCAATTGCAAGTGCAGGCCCTTAAAGGCACGATAGGTGGTAGTCTGACCGTTGGTTGGCAGCCTTTCCTGGACCTGCGTGGCAATTTAACCGCCAAAGGACTCGATCCAGCGGTTGTTCAATCGGACTGGCCGGGATCTGTCGGTTTAGAGGTGGAAGGCTACTGGCGGCAACCGGCGGAAGGTCCTTTCGAGGCAGGTGTGCGTGGCCAGTTGCTGGAAAGTACCCTGCGCGGCTATCAGCTGAAGGGTTCTGTGGACGGCCGGATGCAGGGTTCCGTTCTGGAGCTGGCCGCTCTTGAATTGCAGGGGCAGGGCGTCTCACTGAGTGCCAAAGGCGTGCTGAGCGATCGGCTCGATGTTAGGTTTCGTGCCAACGATCTGGCCAGCCTGCTACCCGATGCGGCGGGGGCGTTGCAGGGAAGCGGGTGGTTGCGTTGGCGTGATCAGCAGCTGGCCGGAGTCGTGCGCGGTCACGGTAGACGGTTGCGCTATGGTGGGCACAGTCTGACTGGTGTTGAATTTGATTTTGCCCGCCAAGCAGGGCGCGATGAGGCGACCCTGTCCCTCGCTCTGAAAGGTTTGCAAAGTACCGGTCTACCGATTGCCGATGTGACGATTCAGGGGGCCGGCCTGCCTGAAAAGCACCGTCTGGCGGCGACAGTGGAACTGAAACCCAGCACACGGCTCGAATTTTCCCTGGCGGGAGGGTATAGCGCAGGGAGTTGGCAAGGTGCCCTGCAACGACTGTCTCTGCAGGACGCCATCGGTCCTTTGAAGCTGGCCAATCCGCTGCCCTTGATCCTGTCGGATTCTGTTGTGCAGCTAAAGGATATGACTCTCAAGGGAGTCGGAAACGAGGAACTGAAAGCAGCGGCCGATCTGCGACTGCAGCCCTTCTCCGGACGACTGGATGCCCAGTGGCGTGAATTAAATCTGGCCCGGGGCAATCTCTGGCAGAAGGCCATCCGCATCACAGGACGGTCTTCCGGACATACCGGGTTGAAATGGCTGGTTGACGGGCAGCGGGAGGTGACGGCCCAGCTTGATCTGACCGGACGCTTGGATCAGGATGCGGCAACGGTGGATTTACGCCGATTGAGCAGTCAGTTGACCTGGAATCGTAACGGCCTGCAGGGAGATGTGGTTACCGAGCTGGCCGTGGGTGGCCGCTTTAGAGCCAAGGTTCGATCGGTTGAGCCTCCTGCTTTGGCCTTGCCGCAACGGGGCGAATGGCAATTGGACTGGCAAGCTCTGGAATTGCAACCGTGGCTGGCCAACTTGCCGGCAGGGATGGAGGTTGAGGGACGGGCCTCCGGCAGCAGTCAAGGGAGCTGGGCTCCCGGGGGGCAGATCGGGATCACTGGCCAAACGGAAATCGCCGGCGGCCGCATCGCCGGGAAGACCCCAGCCGGCCTGCTCTCCTTCGAGTTGCGATCGGCCACCGCTTCGTGGGACTGGCAGGACGTGCAGCTAAGCGGTGAGATGTCTTTGGTGCTGGAGGAATACGGTCGACTCGATGGCAAGTTTCTCCTGCCGGTGCCGGCTCGTTTGCCGCTGGCCCCTGACCCGGGCGGCAGTCTTTCCGCTCGGTTCACCGGTCAGATGCGGGAACAGGGGCTGGTGGCTCTGTTGCTGCCGGGGGTGATCCAGGAAAGCCGCGGTAGTCTGGCTGTCGATTTGACCGCCGGTGGCAAATGGCACCAACCGGTCTTTTCCGGACGGCTGAAACTGGCCGAAGCGGGGGGGTATCTGCCTGCAGCCGGCATCGAGCTTAAAGACCTGGGTGCCACGCTGGAATTTAACGATGACCGACTAGGATTGTCAGAGTTTGTAGTGCATTCCGGGCCGGGCCAGTTGCGGGGCCGCGGCTTTCTGCGTCTGAAGGATTGGCGTATCGCCGAATACCAGGCCAGGCTTGTGGGTGAAAAATTTCAAGCCCTCGATCTGCCGGAGCTGCAGGCGCAGATCGACCCGGACTTGCGACTTGAAGGCACTCCGTCTGGGTTGCGAATCGATGGCCAGGTCGCCTTAAATGAGTTTTTGCTGCGGAAGCTGGAGGCTTCCTCGGCAGTGAAAGTCAGCGAAGATGTGGTTCTGGTAAATACGACGAGCGAAACGACCAGGAAAAAAGCTCCGTTAGCCGTGAATGCCAATATCGACTTGGTCCTGGGTGAACATGTGTTGGTTAAAGCCGCCGGCCTTGACGCGCGCCTGGAAGGAAAAATGAAGTTGCAGGTAGCTCCGGGTAAGGAACCTACCGGAACAGGGCGGATCAGCGTTGCAGAGGGGGCTTATAGTGCCTACGGCGCCAAGCTCAATATTGAGCGAGGACATCTTCTGTTTAGCGGTGGGCCGGTCCAGGACCCGACCTTCGATATCCTTGCCCTGCGCACCGTGGGCAAGGTCAAGGCCGGGGTGCGGGTTGCCGGGACTCCCCGCGCCCCCAAACTCGAACTCTACTCCGAGCCGCCCATGGGCAATAATGATCGACTGGCTTATATCGTTCTCGGTCGACCCGTGGCTAAAACAAGCGGCGATGCCGATCTGCTGATGACAGCAGCCGGAGCCCTCCTTTCTCAGGGGGAATCGGTGGTTCTACAGGATCAGCTCAAGCGTCAACTGGGGGTCGACGTGCTCGGTTTCGAAGCGGGTGATGACGATGTGTCCACCTCGATGCTGACCATCGGTAAATATCTGAGTCCTGATCTCTATGTCGGTTACGGTCAGTCCCTGTTCACCGAATCCAGTGAGTTTCGTATGCGCTACAGCCTTGGAGAACACTGGGAAGTCGAGTCGAAGACCGGCACCGAAAGCGGCGTCGACCTCTACTATAAAATTGAATTTCGTTGA